AACGGATTTGGAAGTTCCCCTCGTATGGAATATTCCTCGCGGCCTTTAGTTACTTAGACCGGATGAAAAAACGTCGGACTAGTCTCTAGGTGCTAGTCTCTACGCTGTTGATTTgttaaaaggaaataaatgtttatttcttaaaagactattacatttgatatttttatttcacatgTTCTCTTACCTCTTTATCCCTGCCGATTCTTTAAACGGATCATTCTCGCCAACGATGACACTCGAGTGCTGATGGATCGGTGGGAACCTTTTATTATCAACTTTCTCGTTCTTCTTCGTTAACATCTTGcttcttaaaaagaaaaataacaagaaCTGTAAATGTTTCTGTAactatgtaatttttaattcgagTACTTCCAAGCAAGAATATTTCCAATCGCCGTATCGAATATTTCTGATGTCACGACCGTCCGAAAACAGCATCGTAAAGTCATCTAAAGTCATCTTCACTCACGGGGCAATTACGAGCCAGGCAATAAAGCAATTATCGTTGGCCGATGAATGAATTGCACCTTCGATCTTCCGAAAGATCGCTCGGCGAAACCGAGATGAGGCAGAACAGCCCTGGCGATCGCACGAGGCAGATCGCGTGAGTGATTCTCGTGCAATAAAGTTGTCAACGCGGAACAAACATGCCCGGAGGTGTCGTATTCTTGGTCTGCATTCCCACTCTGAGCCACGAGCACGAACTTGTGTTCGGCGTGCCGCTGAAGTGCTCGAAGAAGAGTGAGAAGAGCAAGAATAAGATCGCGGCGCCGAAGGTGGACCTTCGTCTGAAGGAGGCCAAAACCCGCGCGCAATTACTCACGATCGAAAACGGTGGTCACggtgacgacgatgacgacgacgacgtcggtATCGACGTCGGCGTTGAACCTAGGAAACGTTCTCGCGGATACCCCTCGCGATCGAAAACGCCGGTTTTCGTGTCGATGGAAACGGTAACAGTATAGAggatattaaaagatatagatATTACACAGTATGAAGATacaaaagataattataataccttgatggaaatattttgctgaaagTACTATGAAATCAATgacaagtaaaataaaagttactgaaaaattacttaatatatttctaaataaatcataattttccttataaaatgtaatatataatactgaaatataaagaaagttAAGTTACACTATTGAAaagtaataacaaattttttgagatattagagatatcataaaatttactgaatttaattaaaaactgaatttttactgaaatattggtagaataataatgaaatgtgTGGGGTCAACTGAGagagaattttaaatacatttcagtaaaattgtattatattttttatgaaatattttcatcagGGTAAACCatcaaaattatgaataaataaaatataccctggtggaaaaatgtctcagaatttttcatcAGTCTcaattcttacaaaatttctcagaatttttttcattaagaatatGCTGATTTCaagattaatttctttactaaCTTTTTAGCTTCTAAATAAATCAGGATCCttttcggaaatatttctacaatttaatttcagatcGAGATTCATACTTatcaaattatgtatttatgtggTTTGCTCAACTTTCGCAGGTACTGGAAGAGCTTCTCAAAAAACTGAGAGTAGAGCACGTCGTGTGGTGCAAGGACAAGGAAGACATGTATTATGAGGTATGGTAAGAGTTGcggatacatttttatctatgtatatttCCAAACGTCAATGCAAACTGGCTTTTTGGTGAAAGGTGATATTTCCGGTGCCCGCCGGAGAACCCTGCGAAAATTGCATACATTGCCTCACCGAGATGGGTATCGGCGTTAAAATGAACTCGATAGTAAGGTGATTTTTACGCTgagctaaaagaaaaatcgcACGAGCGAGCTCCAATGCGCTCGGAGTCATGACTTTGgctattgattttttatttttagcgtAATCCCGACGCAATGTACGTATAGCGGTGTGAACGGTGCGGGATCGCTGGCTGTCAAGGACGACGTTGCTCGCAGGTTTCTCTAATTGACTTTTGCTAAATGAGATTTAAGAGCGGAGATACATTTGTGAGATATTATCTGACACGCGTGTTTCCTGCCAATCAGACGGAAAGAATCGGAGGACCGTAAGAACGCTTGGAACGATTTCGTGGGATCTATCAGATCGAAATTGACGGTGAAACAGGTGGTCGATGGCGTTCGCAGTGGCGGTGATCTTACTTTCGATTACATAAGTCTGGTATTAACCGCGGAGTAAGAAGCCAAACTACCCCTATTACCCTTATATACATTATCTCTAgataaaataagtaatcaaAACAGATTTCCGGTAAGTTCGTACGTGACCACGAGAGAACAGTcctctaatattatttttgaaattcctCTTTGTCACTTATTTggcgatttatattttatcatgtttttCGGATTGAAGGCATTGTAGAATATCGAACATGAAACATAGACTTTATGACGTTTTGCCGCAATAAGTAAGTTGTGTTAACAATAGTCAACTATGTGAAAATTACGATCTTACAGCTGCCTCGCTGCACTTGGTCTCGTCGAGAACAGTGCAACCAATGTCGTCGCAGCCATGCTGGTTTCTCCCCTCATGGTAAAATTTAATGCAACTTTGCTAGTCGTCAAACAATGTTCGCGCGTCACCTCACACTTTTGATCGTCTCGTTGATCAAAGGGACCTGTGATGTCTCTGACTTTCGGGACGATCATAGCCGACCGAGACCTGCAACTGGTCGGCCTGAAGAGCTTGATGCTCGGTATCTTCCTATCAATACTCTTCGGCTTCATATTTGGCCTCATCCTCGGTACAACCGAAATGCCATGGGGTTATAATGATTGGCCGACCGATGAAATGAAGGGCAGGTGGATATATCACAGAAAAATCAGACCAGACATGctactattaataataacgcaGTAGATTGCATGCagcttttaattatataaaatcgaatataattctaacttttatctaaaagtGACAATTCCTGTAGAGGCAACTATAGATCACTCTGGATGGGTGTTCTTTGGGCCCTTCCGTCTGGCACAGGTGTCGCAGTCGCTTTACTGCAAGGCAGCAATGGACCGTTAATTGGCGTCGCCATATCAGCTTCGTTACTACCGCCAGTCGTTAATTGCGtaagaaaaca
The nucleotide sequence above comes from Temnothorax longispinosus isolate EJ_2023e chromosome 4, Tlon_JGU_v1, whole genome shotgun sequence. Encoded proteins:
- the LOC139810972 gene encoding uncharacterized protein, with translation MPGGVVFLVCIPTLSHEHELVFGVPLKCSKKSEKSKNKIAAPKVDLRLKEAKTRAQLLTIENGGHGDDDDDDDVGIDVGVEPRKRSRGYPSRSKTPVFVSMETVLEELLKKLRVEHVVWCKDKEDMYYEVIFPVPAGEPCENCIHCLTEMGIGVKMNSIVSVIPTQCTYSGVNGAGSLAVKDDVARRRKESEDRKNAWNDFVGSIRSKLTVKQVVDGVRSGGDLTFDYISLVLTADCLAALGLVENSATNVVAAMLVSPLMGPVMSLTFGTIIADRDLQLVGLKSLMLGIFLSILFGFIFGLILGTTEMPWGYNDWPTDEMKGRGNYRSLWMGVLWALPSGTGVAVALLQGSNGPLIGVAISASLLPPVVNCGLFWALGCIWLIYRPIKMPHIKGESYTNFNSSYTYIYSDYLPVEFFCNGIISACLTFINVMCIFITAIIVLKIKEVAAPYTSTPELRRFWEHDIRLVRDKNISRDNSSLDSSFYDGLSKTKQRALERTLNEAVREAINDETFRKVQRLSYGQHGPEEIGSRFGLHGRGTAGRGNIKDNGNVEEMISGDLRSHKNLANSGNTSEDLAALDRLITYLLSPPSNPGGSNLDSWRRSHRASSRGYRQLRGTAADIAETGGVGTTPL